The following proteins come from a genomic window of Sesamum indicum cultivar Zhongzhi No. 13 linkage group LG10, S_indicum_v1.0, whole genome shotgun sequence:
- the LOC105172354 gene encoding spermidine hydroxycinnamoyl transferase-like, which produces MKIKVILNSSCLVQPSERTCNGCMPLTELDQAGVLTHVPTIYFYRPPQNWLTPKDTIFTTLRTSLRRVLVHFYPLAGRLRWLDGARLELDCNGKGAQLIEAHCEATLNDLGDLTPSPHFRYLIPQINYMVPIEEIPLLCVQLTKFRCGGISLSYTISHAVADGQSAFHFISEWARLARGKPLRTAPFLDRKLLRAGEPPSAQPRFKHAQFDPPPLLIGQSSSENEWKKETTITMFKLSKIQVEMLKNEANRTRACDRRVRAYTRYESMAAHIWRCSCKARRHVHKQPTAMVICVDIRRRMKPPLPDKFFGNAVVDVIATSFSGELMTRPLGYAAGKIREAIDSVTSEYVHSAIDFLKNLKDFSRLQDIHAITTNQGPFYGNPNIGVISWMALPLQGLDFGWGREIFMAPGTHDCDGDSLVLPGYEGDGSLVVALCLQAVCMGDFKKFFYEDINETKKNGSIIVG; this is translated from the coding sequence atgaaaattaaagtcatATTGAACTCTTCTTGCCTAGTCCAGCCATCTGAACGGACATGCAACGGCTGCATGCCCCTGACAGAATTGGACCAAGCCGGTGTTCTAACTCATGTCCCGACAATCTATTTCTACAGGCCTCCCCAGAACTGGCTCACACCCAAAGACACCATCTTCACTACCCTGCGGACTTCTTTAAGACGAGTCTTGGTGCATTTCTACCCGTTGGCCGGCCGTCTACGCTGGCTAGACGGTGCCCGTCTCGAGCTTGACTGCAACGGCAAAGGTGCCCAACTCATTGAAGCTCACTGTGAGGCGACGTTGAATGACCTTGGTGATCTAACTCCATCTCCCCATTTTCGTTACCTTATTCCTCAGATAAACTATATGGTCCCCATTGAAGAAATTCCACTGCTGTGCGTTCAGCTCACTAAGTTTCGATGTGGCGGCATCTCTCTAAGCTATACTATATCTCATGCTGTGGCTGACGGGCAAAGCGCCTTCCATTTCATCTCCGAATGGGCTAGGCTTGCTCGCGGGAAGCCGTTACGGACAGCGCCTTTCCTTGACAGGAAACTATTGCGCGCTGGAGAGCCTCCCTCGGCACAACCACGTTTCAAGCATGCGCAGTTCGATCCTCCACCCCTTCTAATAGGCCAATCGAGCAGCGAAAACGAGTGGAAAAAGGAAACAACAATTACCATGTTCAAGTTGTCGAAAATCCAGGTCGAAATGCTCAAGAACGAAGCTAACAGGACGCGGGCTTGTGATCGCAGGGTACGTGCCTACACCCGATACGAGTCCATGGCAGCACATATATGGAGATGTTCGTGCAAAGCCCGCCGGCATGTACACAAGCAGCCAACTGCAATGGTCATATGCGTTGACATACGCAGGCGCATGAAGCCACCGCTCCCGGACAAGTTCTTCGGCAATGCAGTAGTTGATGTTATAGCAACCAGCTTCTCAGGGGAGCTGATGACAAGGCCACTAGGCTATGCTGCAGGCAAAATAAGAGAAGCGATAGACAGCGTAACGAGCGAGTACGTGCATTCGGCCattgatttcttgaaaaacCTGAAAGATTTCTCCAGGTTGCAAGATATACATGCAATTACAACAAATCAGGGGCCATTCTACGGGAACCCGAATATTGGAGTGATAAGCTGGATGGCTCTTCCTTTGCAGGGCTTAGACTTTGGGTGGGGAAGAGAAATCTTTATGGCTCCCGGAACACATGACTGCGACGGGGATTCGCTGGTCCTGCCGGGTTACGAGGGGGATGGATCTTTGGTTGTTGCACTGTGTCTTCAGGCTGTCTGTATGGgggatttcaagaaattcttcTACGAAGACATTAATGAAACTAAGAAGAATGGATCTATAATTGTGGGTTGA